The proteins below come from a single Candidatus Hydrogenedentota bacterium genomic window:
- a CDS encoding alcohol dehydrogenase catalytic domain-containing protein, translating into MKAAVLEAIDRLTVKEVPTPVVDDDEVLVKVAACAVCGSDIRMFHHGSPRLKPPAIMGHEAAGVVERVGKHVTKFKPGDRVAMGGDVPCGECPFCEAGIGNNCQINYALGYQFPGSFAEYVLLNRMVVNYGPVHKVPDHVSLEEAALAEPLGCVLNALELSPVKFGDAVVIIGAGPIGCMIIEVAKKMGAGKVILVQRSRPRLEMAKRFNADVYICSGEEDAVTRVKEETHGLGADVIITACPSPEAQVDALKMAKNRAWVNFFGGLPKDKSIVPLDTNIIHYKELFVCGSHGCMPRHHQKAVDLIADGVIDVKQYISHRFPL; encoded by the coding sequence ATGAAAGCCGCTGTTCTTGAAGCGATTGACCGATTGACCGTGAAGGAAGTCCCAACCCCGGTAGTCGACGACGACGAGGTGTTGGTAAAAGTGGCCGCGTGCGCGGTGTGCGGGTCGGATATTCGGATGTTCCATCACGGCAGCCCGAGGCTGAAGCCGCCGGCCATCATGGGACACGAGGCGGCGGGGGTCGTGGAGCGCGTCGGCAAGCATGTCACCAAGTTCAAACCGGGCGACCGCGTTGCGATGGGCGGCGATGTGCCTTGCGGCGAATGCCCCTTCTGCGAAGCGGGCATCGGCAACAACTGCCAGATCAACTATGCGCTGGGCTATCAGTTTCCGGGCAGCTTCGCGGAGTACGTGCTGTTGAACCGGATGGTCGTCAATTACGGCCCCGTGCACAAAGTTCCCGATCACGTCTCCCTGGAGGAGGCCGCGCTGGCGGAACCGCTCGGATGCGTGCTGAACGCGTTGGAGCTGTCTCCGGTGAAATTCGGCGACGCCGTGGTCATCATCGGCGCGGGTCCCATCGGGTGCATGATCATCGAAGTCGCGAAGAAGATGGGCGCGGGAAAGGTCATTCTCGTGCAACGGTCGCGGCCCCGCCTGGAAATGGCAAAGCGCTTCAACGCCGACGTGTACATATGCTCGGGTGAAGAGGATGCCGTCACCCGCGTGAAGGAAGAGACGCACGGGCTTGGCGCGGACGTGATTATCACGGCGTGCCCGTCGCCGGAAGCTCAAGTGGACGCGCTGAAAATGGCGAAGAACCGCGCGTGGGTGAACTTTTTCGGCGGACTGCCCAAAGACAAGTCGATCGTGCCGCTCGACACGAACATAATTCACTACAAAGAGCTGTTCGTGTGCGGTTCGCACGGTTGCATGCCGCGGCATCACCAGAAGGCGGTCGATCTCATTGCGGACGGCGTCATCGATGTGAAGCAGTACATTTCGCATCGGTTCCCGCT
- a CDS encoding dehydrogenase yields the protein MAKKLMVIPAEARKSDVLELGSIPINTYKKTVREELEHNPDITKASCLRVYRDMVLIREFETMLDQIKKVGSYQGIDYKHAGPAHLSIGQEGAAVGECFHLTVDDHLFGSHRSHGEIIAKGLRAVQDLKGPALATIMKDYFDGTILKIVEADKAKAAPLTINDGSNGKALLKLDEDEELGVDFLLYGLLAEIFGRETGFNKGMGGSMHAFFIPFGIFPNNAIVGGSGDIAAGGALYKKVLRKKGIAVANIGDASIGCGPVWEGLGFSAMGQFDKLWGSDFKGGLPIIFNFMNNFYGMGGQPIGETMGFERLARIGAAINPENMHAECVDGNNPLSLADAYKRKLKTIEDKGGPVLLEVVCYRQTGHSPSDQSSYREREEIDMWRAVDPITEFGGKLIEAGVASEDDLKAIGEYATRKVTKACALAVDMKTSPRMVLKPYAGIDTIMFSNELLKELPGLERPDDVLMPLADNPRVQQIAKKSRSGIGPNGETLKEGKAVSFRDGIFEVLIHHFYNDSRVVAYGEENRDWGGAFAVYRGLTEALPYHRLFNSPISEGAIVGTAVGMALEGGRPVVELMYCDFMGRAGDEVFNQLSKWQAMSGGYVKMPVVLRVSVGSKYGAQHSQDWTALCAHIPGLKVVFPATPYSAKGLMATALRGNDPVVFFESQRLYDITETFHPQGVPAEYYTLPIGVPEVLKEGKDLTLLTFGATLYRAHEAAQRMEKEYGISVELIDGQSLVPFDLEILYRSVKKTGKLILGSDACERGSFLHTVASQITQAAFDYLDAPPVVVGAENWIVPPAELEDFYYPQPSWFLDAYHTHIKPLPGYTPGINCTAQEMLSRSRYGVL from the coding sequence ATGGCTAAGAAACTCATGGTCATTCCAGCCGAGGCGCGCAAGAGCGACGTCCTTGAGCTGGGATCAATTCCCATCAACACGTACAAGAAGACGGTTCGAGAAGAACTCGAACACAATCCCGATATCACCAAGGCGAGCTGCTTGCGGGTCTACCGGGACATGGTCTTGATCCGCGAATTCGAGACGATGCTCGACCAGATCAAGAAGGTCGGGTCGTATCAGGGTATCGATTACAAGCACGCCGGACCAGCGCACCTTTCCATCGGGCAGGAAGGCGCGGCGGTCGGTGAGTGCTTCCACTTGACGGTGGACGATCACCTCTTTGGCAGCCACCGCAGCCACGGCGAAATCATCGCGAAGGGGCTGCGCGCGGTTCAGGACCTCAAGGGTCCTGCGCTCGCGACGATTATGAAGGACTATTTTGACGGTACGATTCTCAAAATCGTCGAAGCGGACAAGGCGAAGGCCGCCCCGTTGACCATCAACGATGGCAGCAACGGAAAGGCCCTGCTGAAACTGGACGAGGACGAGGAGCTCGGTGTCGATTTCCTGTTGTACGGATTGCTTGCGGAAATCTTCGGCCGCGAAACCGGATTCAACAAGGGGATGGGCGGCTCGATGCACGCCTTCTTTATCCCCTTCGGCATTTTCCCGAACAACGCCATCGTGGGCGGCAGCGGTGACATTGCGGCGGGCGGCGCGCTGTACAAGAAAGTGCTGCGCAAGAAGGGCATCGCGGTGGCGAACATCGGCGACGCGTCCATCGGTTGCGGCCCGGTGTGGGAAGGGCTGGGCTTCTCGGCGATGGGCCAGTTCGACAAGCTGTGGGGCTCTGATTTCAAGGGGGGCCTGCCGATTATCTTCAACTTCATGAATAACTTCTACGGTATGGGCGGGCAGCCGATCGGCGAGACGATGGGCTTTGAGCGGCTTGCGCGTATCGGCGCTGCCATCAATCCCGAGAACATGCACGCGGAATGCGTCGACGGCAACAATCCCTTGTCGCTGGCCGACGCCTACAAGCGCAAACTGAAAACCATCGAAGACAAGGGCGGGCCGGTGCTGTTGGAGGTCGTGTGCTACCGTCAGACGGGACACTCGCCCAGCGACCAGTCTTCGTACCGCGAGCGCGAAGAGATCGATATGTGGCGCGCGGTGGACCCGATTACCGAGTTTGGCGGCAAGCTGATCGAGGCGGGTGTCGCGAGCGAAGACGACCTCAAAGCGATTGGCGAATACGCCACGCGCAAAGTGACCAAGGCCTGCGCCCTCGCGGTGGACATGAAGACCTCGCCGCGCATGGTGCTCAAGCCGTATGCCGGTATCGACACCATCATGTTCTCGAACGAACTGCTGAAGGAATTGCCGGGACTTGAGAGGCCGGACGACGTGTTGATGCCGCTCGCGGACAACCCGCGTGTACAGCAAATCGCGAAGAAGTCGCGCAGTGGCATCGGTCCCAACGGTGAGACTCTGAAAGAAGGCAAAGCCGTCAGCTTCCGCGACGGCATTTTCGAAGTGCTCATTCATCACTTCTACAACGACTCGCGCGTTGTGGCTTACGGCGAGGAAAACCGCGATTGGGGCGGCGCGTTTGCGGTCTACCGCGGCCTGACCGAGGCGTTGCCGTATCACCGTCTGTTCAATTCGCCGATTTCGGAAGGCGCGATTGTCGGCACGGCCGTCGGCATGGCGCTCGAAGGCGGACGCCCCGTCGTCGAGTTGATGTACTGCGACTTCATGGGCCGCGCCGGCGACGAAGTGTTCAACCAACTTTCCAAGTGGCAGGCGATGTCCGGCGGCTACGTGAAAATGCCCGTTGTCCTGCGCGTGTCGGTGGGCAGCAAGTACGGCGCGCAGCATTCCCAGGATTGGACCGCATTGTGCGCGCACATCCCCGGCCTGAAAGTGGTGTTCCCCGCGACCCCGTACAGCGCGAAGGGGCTCATGGCGACGGCGTTGCGCGGCAACGACCCGGTGGTGTTCTTCGAGAGCCAGCGCTTGTACGACATCACGGAGACGTTCCATCCGCAGGGCGTGCCCGCGGAATACTACACGCTGCCGATTGGCGTTCCGGAAGTGCTGAAGGAAGGGAAAGACCTCACCCTGCTCACGTTCGGTGCAACGTTGTACCGCGCTCACGAAGCGGCGCAACGCATGGAGAAGGAATACGGTATCTCCGTCGAACTGATCGACGGGCAAAGCCTCGTACCCTTCGACCTGGAAATCCTCTACCGCTCCGTGAAGAAGACCGGCAAACTCATCCTCGGCAGCGATGCGTGCGAACGCGGCAGCTTTTTGCACACCGTGGCCTCGCAGATTACGCAGGCCGCATTCGATTACCTCGATGCGCCGCCTGTTGTCGTCGGCGCGGAGAACTGGATCGTGCCGCCCGCGGAACTCGAAGACTTCTATTATCCGCAGCCGAGCTGGTTCCTGGATGCGTATCACACGCACATCAAGCCCTTGCCCGGTTACACGCCCGGCATCAACTGCACGGCTCAGGAAATGCTCAGCCGCTCGCGGTACGGTGTGCTGTAA
- a CDS encoding transglutaminase-like domain-containing protein — MIERSQLPHLVRLLDDESPGVRDQVLRELLAFGPALEDELRACDVELTPAQRGHLSNVLVHYRAMETRREAWRKWRTLPSPYAQLETAFEILGQIQYGWAPPVRLSDLLNDLAKEFLSTARPRDPISLSRFLFAAKQLQGNVDDYYHPLNSNLYHVIQEKRGLPISLACIFMLVGVRVGVTVFGCNLPGHFLARGVMNGANLYFDCFNGGRLLTANELNHLKSRLGPAVEHVLVEAPSSVDIMRRVLLNLVNAYEANSDPDMGQLMTDLLNELSDPAKS, encoded by the coding sequence ATGATAGAACGTAGTCAATTGCCTCACCTTGTCCGTTTGTTGGACGACGAGTCGCCTGGAGTACGCGATCAAGTACTGCGGGAACTGTTGGCGTTTGGGCCGGCGCTGGAGGATGAGTTGCGGGCCTGCGACGTGGAATTGACCCCTGCGCAGCGGGGGCATCTGTCGAACGTCCTGGTCCACTACCGCGCGATGGAAACTCGGCGCGAAGCGTGGCGCAAGTGGCGCACTCTTCCGTCGCCGTACGCCCAGCTAGAGACCGCCTTCGAGATTCTTGGCCAGATACAGTATGGCTGGGCGCCCCCCGTGCGCCTTTCCGATTTGTTGAACGATCTCGCGAAGGAATTTCTCTCGACAGCCCGGCCGCGAGACCCGATTTCGCTGAGCCGTTTTCTATTTGCCGCCAAGCAACTGCAGGGCAATGTGGATGACTACTATCACCCATTGAACAGCAATTTGTACCACGTCATTCAGGAAAAGCGCGGGTTGCCCATAAGTCTGGCGTGTATCTTCATGCTTGTCGGCGTTCGCGTCGGGGTGACCGTGTTTGGGTGCAACCTGCCCGGACACTTCCTGGCGCGTGGCGTTATGAACGGCGCGAATTTGTATTTTGACTGCTTTAACGGTGGACGCCTGCTTACGGCGAATGAGTTGAATCATCTCAAGAGCCGCCTGGGGCCGGCCGTTGAACATGTCCTTGTCGAGGCGCCGTCCTCCGTGGACATTATGAGGCGCGTCCTGCTCAATCTCGTCAACGCGTACGAGGCAAACAGCGATCCGGACATGGGCCAGCTCATGACGGATCTGCTGAATGAACTTTCGGACCCGGCTAAGTCCTAA
- the purE gene encoding 5-(carboxyamino)imidazole ribonucleotide mutase yields MSAEPELLVAVIMGSKSDWDSMKPASDTLHKFGIPHECRVLSAHRTPDELAEYLKSAEARGCQAYIGGAGGAAHLCGVIASQTLKPVLGVPMDSRLQGLDSLLSTVQMPEGIPVGTFAIGPSGAANAALYAISILSLQRPELADKIRQYRQERKDKILKEHLPYKQSSAGMVPPPKE; encoded by the coding sequence ATGAGCGCCGAGCCTGAACTGTTGGTTGCCGTTATCATGGGAAGCAAATCCGACTGGGATTCCATGAAGCCTGCGTCGGATACCTTGCATAAATTCGGAATCCCGCACGAATGCCGCGTCCTTTCCGCGCATCGCACCCCGGACGAACTCGCCGAGTACCTCAAGTCCGCGGAAGCGCGGGGTTGCCAGGCTTACATCGGCGGTGCTGGCGGAGCGGCCCACTTGTGCGGCGTGATAGCGTCGCAGACCTTGAAGCCCGTGCTCGGCGTCCCGATGGACAGCCGCCTTCAAGGACTCGATTCGCTGCTCTCCACCGTGCAAATGCCAGAAGGCATTCCCGTGGGGACCTTTGCCATTGGTCCGTCTGGCGCGGCCAACGCGGCTTTGTATGCAATCTCGATTCTTTCGCTGCAGCGTCCGGAACTCGCAGACAAGATCCGGCAGTACCGCCAAGAACGTAAGGACAAGATCCTGAAAGAGCACCTGCCGTACAAACAGTCTTCGGCAGGAATGGTGCCTCCGCCCAAAGAGTAG
- a CDS encoding twin-arginine translocation signal domain-containing protein codes for MPESGNSCCGGKSCCGGKAVSELNRRDFIKTAAVAAGGLSLLAAQKAQAEALETWTQSLLEPGARRVYRGAELTHIAMPMGGIGGGQVYLRGDGTLNPWQMANNFNQAATVKGSFFAIRAKAPGVNAVTRLLQSRTDAESRGVDAIEFEGEYPFAWLRYLEDNLPVSVALEAYSPFIPLNTKDSAIPAVVFRYTVRNQGQTPVEVSLLAAAPNLVGWDGYRPLEGVQYTESGFNQNSFSAKQGLASVQMGYKQGGGHAFSTPVQIMTNDEDVAFHMRHANNAKVTYGPRTPIVLDGQPTDAHWVSDTKGRVTDGELSSLLDAVGKGATAVLTNDHLSLLTQMRRRGRKSAAEVFENWESGEFGDWKIEGACFGKGPVTGTLPNQLPVGGWEGKFYLSSFANGDSATGKATSKPFTIRKKFIHLRVGGGSHAGQTCVNLLIDGNVVATAVGDNSENLRPVTWDVSAHKGKKGVIEVVDSHTGSWGHILVDSITFGDAPQAEVLDKKEVKRWKEALPFTWKNVLAEPARVKLNRQSPVFAGLSNAPDEVELTYSLEGLHVKKNAQVLLETDDGKPLVIAGQCGKGVLVVCIGTPNAWVDGPDRKAVIGNLLAAATKSNYAPMTGISPEHPLAGGMALAVLGDADVSAKPQWDDFEALWTEFADNGRLAPGATEPSAPGRTWNGAIAAGLSLAPGEEKSVTFALAWHFPNRIRDDKYGWGPPAYQFDYRLGNRYNTWFKNVAEVVDYLAANFDRLAAETHLFHDTLYDSTLPRYYLDCVTANISTICSPVYIWLEDGTFGGFEGADRCCPMNCTHVYNYAMSTAFLFPELERNVRETDLLVQMNPTEHYIPHRTVLPLSAPRLGDKIGGPEHPALDGELGTILKTYREWQLCGDRAWLEKVWERAKTLMCYIMEHHDPKGEGIIRGEQPNTYDTHLFGSNTFIGTLYLAALRAAEEMAKIMNDTDSAGKFRERFEKGKVAYDTACWNGEFYYNVFDAPEADEKTYNNNNCFGPGCHADQLFGQWWAFILGLGYVLPKERIAHVLASVYKYCWRSDLTGHKHWPRKFAEEDEKGLLICTWPRGGRPEKPILYCDEVWTGIEYHVAATMIYEGMVTEGLQIVRGARDRYTGSRRNPWAELECGYHYSRAMSAHSLLNVAAGLEYDAASGRLALEPRLTPDNYRGFFSGAKGWGTVSQARNGKSHKNTVEIRYGEVVLNELALGKAAGRAKATVNGTAVALAHGSDGHVSFAQPVVLKAGDCLEVTVQA; via the coding sequence ATGCCAGAGTCAGGCAACTCGTGCTGCGGAGGGAAGTCGTGTTGCGGGGGTAAGGCAGTCAGTGAGCTAAACCGCAGGGACTTCATCAAGACAGCGGCGGTCGCGGCGGGGGGGCTGAGTCTGCTTGCCGCGCAGAAAGCGCAAGCCGAAGCGCTGGAAACGTGGACTCAGTCCTTGTTGGAACCCGGCGCGCGGCGCGTTTATCGGGGCGCAGAACTCACTCACATCGCGATGCCCATGGGAGGTATCGGCGGCGGTCAGGTGTACCTGCGCGGGGACGGGACCCTGAACCCGTGGCAGATGGCGAACAACTTCAACCAAGCTGCTACGGTAAAGGGTTCGTTCTTTGCGATTCGCGCAAAGGCCCCGGGCGTAAATGCCGTCACGCGCCTGCTCCAATCACGCACCGATGCCGAATCGCGGGGCGTGGACGCCATCGAATTCGAGGGCGAGTACCCCTTTGCGTGGCTGCGCTATCTTGAAGATAACCTTCCCGTTTCTGTCGCCTTGGAAGCCTATTCGCCGTTCATTCCCCTGAATACCAAAGACTCCGCTATACCCGCTGTCGTATTCCGGTACACCGTTCGCAATCAGGGGCAGACTCCGGTCGAGGTTTCGCTGCTTGCCGCCGCCCCGAACCTTGTCGGTTGGGACGGCTACCGCCCGCTGGAAGGTGTCCAGTACACGGAATCGGGATTCAACCAGAATTCGTTTTCCGCGAAACAGGGCTTGGCCTCCGTGCAGATGGGATACAAGCAAGGCGGCGGCCACGCTTTCAGCACACCGGTTCAAATCATGACAAACGACGAGGACGTGGCGTTTCACATGCGCCACGCGAACAACGCGAAGGTTACGTACGGTCCGCGCACGCCCATCGTGTTGGATGGTCAACCCACGGACGCGCATTGGGTCTCGGATACGAAGGGCCGCGTCACCGATGGAGAACTTTCTTCGCTGCTCGATGCCGTTGGAAAAGGCGCGACAGCCGTGCTCACCAACGACCACTTGTCCCTCCTGACGCAGATGCGACGTCGCGGCAGGAAAAGTGCAGCAGAAGTGTTCGAGAACTGGGAGTCGGGCGAATTCGGCGACTGGAAGATTGAGGGCGCCTGTTTCGGGAAAGGTCCCGTGACAGGAACACTGCCTAACCAGTTGCCGGTAGGCGGATGGGAAGGCAAGTTCTACCTGAGCTCTTTCGCCAACGGTGATTCGGCGACGGGCAAGGCCACGTCGAAGCCGTTCACAATTCGGAAGAAGTTCATCCATTTGCGCGTCGGTGGCGGAAGCCACGCGGGACAGACGTGTGTCAACCTGTTAATTGACGGAAACGTGGTGGCCACAGCGGTCGGCGACAACTCCGAAAACCTTCGTCCAGTGACGTGGGACGTGAGCGCCCACAAGGGCAAGAAAGGCGTCATTGAGGTCGTAGACTCGCACACGGGGTCGTGGGGACACATCCTCGTGGATTCCATCACGTTCGGCGACGCCCCGCAGGCAGAAGTGCTCGACAAGAAAGAGGTCAAGCGCTGGAAGGAAGCGCTGCCCTTCACGTGGAAGAACGTGCTTGCCGAGCCAGCCCGAGTGAAGTTGAACCGGCAGTCGCCTGTGTTTGCGGGTCTGAGCAACGCGCCAGACGAGGTCGAGCTCACGTACTCCCTGGAAGGTTTGCACGTCAAAAAGAATGCGCAAGTTCTCCTGGAGACCGACGACGGCAAGCCGCTTGTCATCGCGGGCCAGTGCGGCAAAGGCGTGCTTGTCGTCTGCATCGGCACTCCGAACGCGTGGGTGGATGGACCCGATCGCAAGGCCGTCATCGGCAATCTTCTCGCTGCCGCGACGAAGTCGAATTATGCGCCGATGACGGGCATCAGCCCCGAGCACCCGCTTGCGGGAGGAATGGCACTCGCCGTGTTAGGCGACGCGGACGTTTCCGCGAAGCCGCAGTGGGACGATTTCGAGGCGTTGTGGACTGAGTTCGCAGACAACGGCCGTCTTGCGCCGGGTGCGACAGAACCCAGCGCGCCGGGGCGCACGTGGAATGGGGCGATTGCGGCAGGTCTCTCGCTCGCACCGGGCGAAGAGAAGTCTGTTACGTTCGCGTTGGCGTGGCATTTCCCGAACCGCATTCGCGATGACAAATACGGATGGGGTCCGCCCGCGTATCAGTTCGACTACCGTCTTGGCAACCGCTACAACACGTGGTTCAAGAATGTCGCGGAAGTCGTGGATTACCTGGCTGCGAACTTTGACCGGTTGGCGGCGGAAACGCACCTATTCCATGACACGCTATACGACAGCACCTTGCCGCGCTACTACCTCGATTGTGTGACCGCGAACATTTCCACAATCTGCTCGCCCGTCTACATTTGGCTTGAAGACGGCACCTTTGGAGGCTTTGAAGGCGCGGACCGCTGCTGTCCGATGAATTGTACACACGTCTACAACTATGCGATGTCGACGGCGTTCCTGTTCCCCGAGCTTGAACGTAACGTGCGCGAAACGGATCTCCTCGTGCAGATGAATCCGACCGAACACTACATTCCCCACCGGACGGTGCTGCCGTTGTCGGCGCCGCGCTTGGGGGACAAAATCGGCGGACCCGAGCACCCCGCGTTGGACGGCGAACTGGGCACGATCTTGAAGACATACCGTGAATGGCAGTTGTGCGGCGACCGCGCGTGGCTGGAGAAGGTGTGGGAACGCGCCAAGACGCTCATGTGCTACATCATGGAGCACCACGATCCGAAGGGCGAAGGCATCATTCGCGGGGAACAGCCGAACACCTACGATACGCACCTCTTCGGCAGCAACACGTTCATTGGCACGCTGTATCTCGCGGCGCTTCGCGCGGCCGAAGAGATGGCGAAGATCATGAACGACACCGATTCGGCGGGCAAGTTCCGCGAGCGCTTCGAGAAGGGCAAAGTCGCGTACGACACGGCGTGTTGGAACGGTGAGTTCTATTACAACGTGTTCGACGCGCCCGAAGCCGATGAGAAGACGTATAACAACAACAATTGTTTCGGGCCTGGCTGCCATGCCGACCAACTGTTCGGGCAATGGTGGGCCTTTATCCTGGGACTGGGCTACGTGCTTCCGAAAGAACGCATTGCGCACGTGTTGGCCTCGGTGTACAAGTACTGTTGGAGATCGGATCTCACGGGACACAAGCACTGGCCGCGCAAGTTTGCGGAAGAAGACGAGAAGGGGCTGCTAATCTGCACGTGGCCGCGCGGCGGACGTCCGGAGAAACCCATTCTGTATTGCGACGAGGTGTGGACCGGCATCGAGTACCACGTTGCGGCTACGATGATCTACGAAGGCATGGTCACGGAAGGTCTGCAGATCGTTCGAGGCGCGCGCGACCGTTATACGGGTAGTCGACGCAATCCGTGGGCAGAACTCGAATGCGGCTATCATTATTCGCGCGCGATGTCGGCACACAGCCTGCTAAATGTTGCCGCGGGTCTCGAGTACGACGCGGCATCGGGCCGCCTGGCGCTGGAGCCGCGCCTGACTCCGGACAATTACCGAGGCTTCTTCTCCGGCGCGAAGGGCTGGGGAACCGTATCGCAGGCCCGCAACGGAAAGAGCCACAAGAATACGGTGGAGATACGATACGGCGAAGTGGTGTTGAACGAGTTGGCGCTCGGCAAAGCCGCAGGACGCGCAAAAGCGACAGTCAACGGTACTGCTGTTGCTCTTGCACACGGTTCCGATGGGCATGTGTCGTTTGCGCAGCCGGTAGTCCTGAAGGCCGGAGACTGCCTGGAAGTGACTGTGCAGGCATGA
- a CDS encoding DUF4434 domain-containing protein has protein sequence MRYVAVLLLSCLSIAAAGESALRTSPLMRGTLWWLSDAAHGSWTRAQFEQAIGEQRAVGFDILWLLNTPSLFRLATAPDAKTDPLALIYEIADANAMRVIADLPKGGWYGKTTAEAMASEMRAYAEAFSARYGAHASFHGWYINHEINPIAPDDKEQTTFWRTAWKEAASACHRVAPKSVVTVSPFFMMDSLSRRGFRYQTPEEYASWWGESLKETGIDILMLQDSGAEHLSFFTVADREPFFAAMRKACDEAGAQFWVNVETGEAHVANWEEFIALERENKVPWRFTPIDWLEQKLQLAARYGDGIINWGYFPFMDPAGGTAKPEVLAAYEAYRTYVNRVKASAAVSSDRETK, from the coding sequence ATGAGATATGTCGCAGTTCTCCTTCTGAGTTGTCTGAGTATCGCGGCGGCGGGTGAGTCTGCGTTGCGCACCTCGCCGCTCATGCGCGGGACCTTGTGGTGGTTGTCGGATGCGGCCCACGGATCGTGGACGCGCGCGCAGTTTGAGCAGGCCATTGGTGAACAACGCGCGGTGGGTTTCGACATCCTCTGGTTATTGAACACGCCGTCATTGTTCCGGCTTGCGACTGCGCCGGACGCGAAGACCGATCCGTTGGCCCTGATCTATGAGATCGCCGACGCCAACGCCATGCGCGTGATCGCCGATTTGCCGAAAGGCGGGTGGTACGGAAAAACGACGGCTGAGGCGATGGCCTCGGAGATGCGCGCGTACGCGGAGGCCTTCAGCGCTCGCTATGGCGCACACGCTTCGTTCCACGGGTGGTACATCAACCACGAAATCAATCCCATCGCGCCGGACGACAAGGAACAGACCACGTTTTGGCGCACGGCTTGGAAGGAAGCGGCAAGCGCGTGCCACCGGGTCGCGCCGAAGAGTGTTGTGACGGTTTCGCCGTTCTTCATGATGGATTCGCTGAGCCGGCGAGGCTTTCGGTACCAGACACCGGAAGAGTACGCCTCGTGGTGGGGCGAATCGCTCAAGGAAACGGGGATCGACATCCTGATGCTGCAGGATTCGGGCGCTGAGCACTTGTCGTTCTTTACCGTGGCTGACCGCGAGCCGTTTTTTGCGGCAATGCGCAAAGCCTGCGACGAAGCCGGCGCGCAGTTTTGGGTGAACGTGGAAACGGGCGAGGCCCACGTCGCGAATTGGGAAGAGTTCATAGCCCTGGAACGAGAAAACAAGGTTCCCTGGCGGTTTACGCCCATCGATTGGCTTGAGCAGAAGCTGCAGCTTGCCGCCCGCTACGGAGACGGCATCATCAATTGGGGATACTTCCCCTTCATGGACCCCGCCGGTGGAACAGCGAAACCGGAAGTGCTGGCCGCCTACGAGGCCTACCGGACATACGTCAATCGCGTGAAGGCAAGCGCCGCCGTGAGCTCCGATAGAGAAACCAAATAA
- the corA gene encoding magnesium/cobalt transporter CorA — MISFRRRTPPGASPGTIVVDPEAPPPVITVLAFGPKGFVEEQVEGPYCIPEFLHKWPLTWINVDGLGDKVVLQQLGTMFELHRLALEDVVNVHQRPKVEQYDDQLFFVARMVYQGEGIETEQLSMFMGENYILTFQERPGGDCFNPVRDRIRKGLGRIRCEGADFLAYCLIDALVDAYFPIIELYGDQLEDLEDEVLESPRRGLVNEIHRVRRDLLMLRRAVWPLREAINSLLRDRGGSFTNETRVYLRDCYDHTIQILDLVEAYREIVSDLMDVYLSSLSAKLNEVMRVLTVISTIFIPMTFIASIYGMNFHTEKSPWNMPELEWAFGYPFVIALMAAIAGVQLWFFWRKGWLGNTIDEDESRPDRERDLGGDNLSQ; from the coding sequence GTGATCTCGTTCCGACGACGCACGCCGCCTGGCGCTTCGCCGGGAACGATCGTCGTCGATCCCGAAGCGCCGCCTCCCGTCATCACCGTGCTTGCGTTCGGGCCAAAAGGATTTGTCGAAGAACAGGTCGAAGGTCCGTACTGCATTCCCGAGTTTCTCCACAAATGGCCGCTGACTTGGATCAACGTCGACGGCCTCGGCGACAAAGTGGTGTTGCAGCAACTGGGCACCATGTTCGAGTTGCACCGTCTCGCGCTCGAAGACGTCGTGAACGTGCATCAGCGCCCCAAGGTCGAACAGTACGACGACCAATTGTTCTTCGTCGCGCGCATGGTCTATCAGGGCGAAGGCATCGAGACAGAACAGCTCTCGATGTTCATGGGCGAAAACTACATTCTTACGTTTCAGGAACGGCCCGGCGGCGACTGCTTCAATCCCGTGCGCGACCGCATCCGCAAAGGGCTCGGACGGATTCGCTGCGAAGGCGCTGACTTCCTCGCGTATTGCCTCATTGATGCTTTGGTGGACGCCTACTTCCCGATCATTGAACTATACGGCGACCAGCTCGAAGACCTCGAAGACGAGGTGCTCGAATCGCCGCGCAGAGGATTAGTCAACGAGATTCACCGCGTTCGGCGCGACCTGCTGATGCTGCGGCGCGCGGTTTGGCCCCTCCGCGAAGCGATCAACTCGTTATTGCGCGACCGCGGCGGCAGTTTCACCAACGAGACCCGCGTGTATCTGCGCGACTGCTACGACCACACCATCCAAATCCTGGACTTGGTCGAAGCGTACCGCGAAATCGTGTCCGACCTTATGGACGTGTACCTGTCATCGCTTAGCGCCAAGCTCAACGAAGTGATGCGCGTGTTGACCGTGATCTCGACCATCTTCATCCCCATGACGTTTATCGCGAGTATCTACGGCATGAACTTCCACACCGAAAAGTCCCCTTGGAACATGCCTGAATTGGAGTGGGCGTTCGGTTATCCCTTCGTGATCGCGCTCATGGCGGCAATCGCGGGCGTGCAACTGTGGTTTTTCTGGCGCAAAGGCTGGCTCGGCAACACCATCGACGAAGACGAGTCACGCCCCGACCGCGAACGCGACCTCGGCGGCGACAATCTGAGCCAGTAA